In Propionispora vibrioides, the sequence GAATATCGGCTGGCGTACAGGTGCAGGTTTGCAGACCATCACCGGCAAAGCCACAGGGGCAGGGATTCATCGCAGCGATGAGCATGAATCGGGCAGGGTAAGAGGAGGAAGCCTGCACGCGTGAAATGGTTACATGCCCGTCTTCCAACGGCTGGCGCAGCACTTCCAGTACGCCGCGGGGAAATTCCGGCAGTTCGTCCAAAAACAGCACACCGTGGTGGCTTAAGGTTACCTCACCTGGTTTGGGGATTCTGCCGCCGCCAATCATGCCCGCATCCGATATGGTATGATGGGGGCTCCTGAATGGACGTACGGAAACCAAACCGGTGTTGGCCGATAGCAAGCCGGCAATGCTGTAAATTTTGGTAACTTCCAAGGCCTCCTGGTCGGACATGGCCGGCAAAATGCCCGGCACCCGCCGGGCCAGCATGGTTTTTCCCGAGCCAGGCGATCCGCTAAGCAGCAGGTTATGCCCACCGGCGGCAGCGATTTCCACCGCTCGTTTGGCAACCACCTGACCCTGTACTTCGGAAAAATCATCTCCCAAAACAGGCAAACCAGCGGCTTCCACCCGTTTTTGCTGCGGTGTCAAAGCCCGTCTTTCCTGCAAATGCCAAACTACCTCGGCCAGTTTGTCCGGCGCATACACGGTCAGGCCATCAACCAGTAAGGCCTCGCCGGCATTTTCCCTGGCGACAAACAACTGGGTGATGCCCTGCTCAGCCGCAGCCATGGCCATCGGCAATACGCCTGATACGGCGCGCAGCCTGCCTTCCAGTGACAGTTCACTGACAAACAGGCAGCGCCGGCAATTTTCTCCGACCTGTCCACTGGCTGCCAATATGCCGATAGCAATGGGTAAATCCAAACCGGAGCTATCCTTTTTGATATCGGCCGGCGCCAGATTGATGGTAATCCGCTGGGCCGGGAACTCAAAACCGGAATTCTTGATTGCCGCCCTGACCCGTTCCCGTGATTCACGTACAGCCGTATCAGGCAGTCCGACAATTTCCATTCCCGGCAGCCCATTGGTAATATCCACTTCCACATGAATAGCAATGCCGTCTAACCCAAACGTGGTGGCTCCGAATGTCTGCGCAAACATATTCTACCTCCATCGGCCTCATTTCCGTTCCTGCAACAGCTTGGTTACGTCTAAGGCAATCGGTTCCGCACTATTGCCGCCCAAAAGCATTAACAAGGTGATTAATCCGTCCGTCAGCTTCATATACCTCAATGACATCAATTCGGCAGGGCACGTCCGGCTGCTGGGTTTGGGCCAAATAACACAGCGCTGTTTGGATGATTTTTTGCTGTTTCCGATAGGTTACTGCTTCGGCCGGCAACCCGTACCGCGTGCTGCGCCTGGTTTTTACCTCGACAAAAACCAGTACACCGTCTTTCTTGGCGATAATATCAATTTCACCCGTCCTGGCTCGGTATTTTTGTTGCAGGACAGCGTAACCATGGCGGCGCAAATATTCGACTACCACCGCTTCCCCCTTTTCACCCAAGGCTATATGGTTCATCCCAACACCTCTGCTTTTCACCGCAGGCCTACTTAGCCATTTCTTCAGCCAAAATTCTGATCCAAACGATAAATATAGGCCAGAACCTCCGCCACCGCTTTATACAGAGCCGGTGGAATTTCCCGGTCCAGTTCCACGGCCATCAGCATATTGGACAGCGCCTTATTCTTATATAGAGGTACCGCCTGGCTTTGGGCCACAGCCATAATCTGCTCGGCAACCAAACCCTTTCCTTTGGCTACAACCCTAGGAGCACTATCTGCCTCCCGGTCATACTGAATGGCAACCGCCTGTTTGCGTTCTTCTTTCTGTTCGCTCATGCTGTCTCCCCCGGTATAATGCGCACACTAAAATCAGTCAGTGTCAGCGGCAGTTCTCCCAACGCGCTGCGTACCTGGGCAACGATGTCACGAAAAGCAGTCGCCGCCTCATCGGTGGAAAATTCGGTACGCACGCTCAACAGATTGCCCTGATATAAATGAAACATGGCGTCCACCCGGCCCAGATGGTTGGTATCAAAGAAAATGCGCAGCCAGGTTTCCGGTTGAGCCTCCCTTTTATAGCCACCCGTCCCTTGCTGTTCATGATAGATACGAACATAAGCCGGATAAACGGTACTGCCATCGCCAAAATAGATGGGTATAGTAAAGGACATGGTATTGGCAGTATTTGTTTTTTCCGGCAGAGCAGCTTGCGAATCCTGCACGGTAGCCGACAACTCCTGAATGGTGCGAATGGCTTTCTGCAGTGTTTCCGCCGGCAGTTCTTTCCATTTGGAAGCCTCGGAAAATTTAAACATTAGCCATAGATCAGGCAACTCCGGCAGATTATGCGTCACAGCCGCCTGTCTAACGGTTTGCGGCAGAAAATCCTGCAAGTAGTTAACAGCTTTCTGCAGTTCCTGGTGTTCCGCTGCAGTTACATCCAGTGTTTCCAGACGCGTAGCAGGAAACTCATCGGGAATTTCGCCGCCATCCAATATGTCTTTGGCCACTTTAGTTATTGTCGCTGCCGTCCACACCTCGGCTTCCTGAGCCGCAGCGAGACCGGCCGGTACAACAGCGGCCGGTGAAGACGTTTTTCCTGCCATTTCACCTGCCGCCGGCTCCGGCAACACGGTGCGGCTTTCTCCACTTGTCCGGGAAATTTCTGTCTGCAGTTGTTTTACTGCCAGTAAAAGGGGTTGAATATCTTCTCCCGCGTCCCCCGCCGGCTGGTTAAGCAGCGTCAACAATATCTGTTTACCTGCCGTCTGCTCCTTAGCAGGTAAATCCTGAAATTCGGCGGCCAATTGTCGAACGGCTGCCAACACCGATTCCCGGTCCTGCTCATTGTTAGCCAATACCTGCCAGGCCTTGGCCGGCCAGTCGGTCACCGGTTTGCTGGTCGGCGGTACTGGGGGACGGGTTGCCTCATCCAATGGCGTCGCTGTTGCTGGTTGCATGTTGGGTTCAGCCGTTATCGTCAACTTGGCAGCCTGTTGCGGTTCCTGTCCGCCTTCCGGCACCGGCAAAACAGTTTTTGCCACACTCTCCGGCAGAGGTTGCAACGCAGGCTGGCGAAAAGCTCCCGTTTCCACCGTATTATTGGGTTCCACCGGTTGATTCTGCATAGCGGATTGAGCCGGCAAGTTATCCTGTGCCGCTGCCGGCGGTTCTGTCACCGGTGCCGTCTGAGGCGGCAGTTGCGGTGGATTCTGCCGTACCGTGGCAAGAACCGTCTCAGTCTTTTCCGCCAGCGTATTCCAGATATCCGGAGTAAGCTGTTCTTCCAGATAAAGTGTTCCCTGCAGGGTTTGCACTATATTTTGCAGTTGTTCGGCCAGATTTTTTGGTAGTTGTACCAGGGTAGACATTCCCCGGGAAATAGCACCGGTGTCGGGCGCTGCCTGCTGCAAAATTTGCCGCACCTCTTGCTGCAAACTGTCAGGCAGCGAAGCCAGTAGCAACTGGCTGTTTTCAACTGTTCCGCCCAGATTACTTAGCAGCGTTTCGAGTGCTTCATGGATCAAAAGCTGAACCTGCAGCCCCGGTGTATTGGTCTCGGCCTGAGCTTGGGGCTGAGCCGTCGCAGACACGTTAGCCTGTCCTTCCAGCTCGGCCGGTGCCGGAAGCTGTCCCGGTGAAAGATTACTAACTCGCATCCTGTCTGCCTCCCCATGATTTAATCGGTTCAAAGCTGGTCCGGTGAATCGGGCAAGGCCCATATTCCGCCAATGCTCTTAAATGTTCTCTGGTCCCATAGCCTTTATGATTTTGAAAACCGTATTGCGGATAAATCAGCGCCAACTCTTCCATCAGCCGGTCCCGTTCCACCTTGGCCAGAATAGAGGCTGCCGCAATGGATGCACTCAGCCCGTCTCCGCCAATCAATGAATTGGCCGGAATCGGCAGTTCCGGCAATGGCACGGCATCAATCAAAGCGGCCTGCGGTTTCAGTTCAATGGTCTTAATCGCCTGATACATGGCCTGCACAGTAGCCTGATAGATATTCAACCGGTCAATATCCGCCACTTCGACAATGACCGTCTTGGTAGACAACGCTTTCTTTTTAATCTCATCATATAATACGGCCCTTTGCGCCGCCGACAGTTTTTTCGAATCGTTCAACGAAGGAAGGCTGCAGCCAAACGGCAGAATCGCCGCACCGACCACCAGCGGACCGGCCAGCGGCCCCCGCCCTGCCTCATCGACACCGACAATGCATTCATAGCCTTGACGGCGCAGTTCCTGCTCCGGCAGAAAAAGCTGCTGCAGGCGGGCCGCTTCCTTAGTCAGGCTTGCTTTTCTTTTTTGCCACTTCTCCAATAATCGTATGACCGAAACACGTCGGTCCGTATGTAGCTCCGCCAAAATAGCCTCCGGCAGCTCCGCCTGATCCAGCAATTCCGTTATCTCCGCAACCGTCATGTTAGCCATACGCAAAAAAATCCCCGCCAATCCTGGGCGTGTGGGCCTGAGTATTCATTGTCCACACACCTTAAAATATTCTTCCGTTTTTGCTATATTCTTGCTGTTAAAGACAAATTCCTTTCTCCACCAGAAAAACAGCCCCATCCATTGCCCAACAAAAAAGGACACAGCCATTAACCGGCTATGCCCCGTATTGCTTTACTCTATTTCCTTATACTCGGCGATAATACGGCTTACAATACCATAGGCTTTTGCCTCTGCCGCATCCAGCCAATAATTACGCTGCGTATCCTGCTCCACCTTGGCCAGCGGTTGTCCGGTCCCGTCGCTAATCAAACGGTTGATGCGGCGGCGCATCTTGATAATTTCATCGGCTTCTATTTTGATATCGGTCGCCTGGCCGCGCACCCCGCCGAGCGGCTGGTGAATCATATAGCGGGTATTGGGCAATGAGTAGCGGTCCTCTTTCGCGGCCGCCAGATAAATGGTAATGCCGGCACTGGCTACCCAGCCGGTACCGATGACAATGACTCTCGGCGTCACAAAGCGAATCATATCATGAATGGTGTCACCGGCCTCCACATGACCGCCCTGGCTGTTAATAAATAATTTAATCGGTTCATCACTCATTTCCTGCAAAATGAGGAGTTGAGCAGTTACTTTCTCCGCCACAGCCTGCGTGATCTCACCGGCAATAATGATCGACCGGGTTTTTAACAGTTTCTCCTGCCATTTCCCTTGTTTTTCTTCTTGTTCCATTTTATTTCCTCCTTGTCCGTCGAACAATAGCAACTGAATCAAATTAATCAATTGTTCACAGAGCATCTATTCTCTTTAACTTATATTCCATCGACCAGACAAAATCCTGCCGGTGCTGCCTAAAAAATAAAGGAGGCTGCCCTTTACTCGATCGAGCCTCCCCACTTCTGATCTATTCCCGGTCCGGCAATTGGCGGTCCAGCGTAAACTGTCCCAGCTTGCCACCGCGAAATTCGTTCAAAATGATTTTGCGGGCCTTGTCGCAATCGACCACGCCGCCACTGCGCAAACAGCCCCGCTTGCTGCCGATCAGGCGCAGCAATTCCTCGCTGTCTTCCGGCAAAGGCAGCGTCAGCTTGTATCTCTCGCTCAGCCGTTCGCTGTAGTCCTCCCGCAGCATGGTTAAAAATTTGGCCATTACCTGCTCCAGATCATATACTTCGTCGTTAATAGCCCCGGTAATGGCTAGCCGCAGGGCCACCGACGGGTCCTCTATCTTCGGCCAAAGTACGCCGGGAGTATCCAAAAGCTCCAGGTTATTGGAGACTTTAATCCATTGCTTCCCCCTGGTTACACCCGGCTTATCGGCTGTACGCACAGTGGCCGATCCCAGCAGGCGATTGATCAGGGAGGATTTTCCCACGTTGGGGATGCCCAGAATCATTGCTCTTACAGCCCGTGGCCGCACTCCTTTGGCAACAAGTTTGGCAATGGCCGCGCTGGCGCCCTGCTCCACCTTACTGATCAGGGCCTTGGTTCCTTTACCTGTCATGGAATCAATGGCAACTGCCTGCAGGCCTTGACTGCGGAATGTTTCTATCCAGCGTTCGGTCCAGGCCGTTTCAGCCAGGTCAGCCTTGTTTAGCGCAACGACGCGCGGCTTGTTCTCAATGATATCGGCAATCACTGGATTGGCACTGCTCAGTGGTATGCGGGCATCTACCAGTTCAATGACGACATCGACCAGCTTTACGTGTTCACGCATCATACGCTGAGCTTTGGCCATATGCCCGGGAAACCAGTTTATACGCATGTTATCCTTGCTATTTTCCATATACATCACTCACAATATGCAGATTCATTCACCGGCTCGTTCTTTGGCCGGCTCCGTATACAAAAAGCCGTTTCAACCCCGTCCGCCTGACGCGCTGACAGATGGTGATGGTACAACCATTCACAGCGGCAGTACGGTACTAGTTTTAAACGGCTTACGCTTTTTCATACGGCTTACAGTCAGACGTTTGACTAAGGAAGAGTTTTTAGCTGATCAAAGGGCCAAAATACCAGTACGGCTTTGCCCTTAATCAAGTTAAGCGGCACAAAGCCAACATCGTTAAACCGGCTGTCCTCGGAATTATTCCGGTTGTCTCCCATGACAAAGATGGTTCCGCTAGGCACGGTAGCCAACGGATAGGAGCCTTTAGTCTTTTCCAAAATATAAGGTTCATTTAACAATTGTCCGTTACGGAACACACGGCCTTCCTTGATTTCAATCGTATCACCGGCCACAGCAATGACCCGTTTGATAAAATCACGGCTGGGGTCCTGCGGATAGCGGAAAACCAGAACATCATCATACTCAGGCATTTTAAAACGGTAAATGAATTTATTGACCACCAGGCGTTCCCCGTTCATTAACGTGGGACGCATCGAAGGCCCTTCCACCATATACAGTTCCACAATAAAATACCGGATAAAAAATGCCAGTACAACGGCAATGACGATGGAAATAACCCAGTCCTTTATTTCGTTTTTTAGATTTGCATTACTCAAGGTGAATTCCTCCTACCGGATAACACTTCTCTATGTAAAGGGGATACTCTGCGTCACTTAAAGCATCTGATAAGCTTAAGAATTTTTTGTGCTGCAAAACGAAGTAGTCGCGCAAATATACGCAAACGCCGACAACACTTCAGGCCGAAAAAGGAAACTATCTATTTAGGCGACGCAAGGTACTAACTCCACCTTAGTGTTCGATATAAAGCCGGTCTCTATACAGCCCAAAAAGCAAGAAAAGACCCGGCTTGTGCCAAGTCTGTGTGACACCGGCGGAAGCCTTAGTCTTTCCACTGATGACCGAAAAAATACACCTTCCGGCCATGCGAGAAAAGGGACTGCTGCCAGTCCCCTGTTTACTACCGTCTTTCTCTAATACGTGCGGCTTTACCGGTAAGGTTGCGCAGGTAATACAATTTAGCACGGCGCACAATACCTCTGCGGACGACTTCGATTTTTTCCAAACGGGGAGAATGTACCGGGAAAGTACGTTCTACGCCAACACCGTAAGAAATACGTCTTACCGTGAAAGTTTCACGTACGCCGCCACCCTGACGGGTGATAACAACACCTTCAAAAACCTGGATACGTTCACGATTGCCTTCCACTACCTTTACGTGGGCGCGAACGGTGTCTCCCGGTCTGAACGTAGGAATGTCCTTACGAAGTTGCTCTTGTTCTAATGCCTGAATAATATTCACTTATAGTGCCTCCTTATACTAGACGTTCTTACCCGCCCGATAAGCGACAGAGGACCGTCCGTTTTACACGACGATAATTTTATCATATATTGCTTGGATATTCAAGTATTAATTACGACCACCAGGCCTCGCCCAGCAACCGGTCAAGGATAATGGCCACAGCCGCCCGCACCGGCAGATGATTGTAATCACAGGGACCGTAAATAGGCTCCAGAATGTAATCAAACTGCTCCATTACTGATTTTTCAATGCCCCAGCCTGTCCCGAACAATAAGAGACAAGGTTGATCTTCCTCCTGCAGCAGCGTCCGGAGCTTTCGATACGACACCATATTGGAAAATTGGCGCGCATCGGTAGTTACAATGACCGGCGCTTTGCCTTCTGCAGCCGTAATCTGCTCAACGGCTGCCCGGATATCCGGCACTATGTCCAAAATACTGAAGGCTTCCCTCCGGTCGGGGTTATACTCGCCGCCATAGCCGGTCTGCCAGTATTCCACGATATCCCTGGCCATTTTGACCTGGCTTTCCACTGGGTGAATGATGAAATAACGTGCAATATGATAGGTACGTGATGTCCGGGCAATATCGTGGACATCAAAATTGGTGATGGCCGTTGTCACCACATCATTATTTTTATTATAAATAGGATAATGAACCAGTCCTAAGTAAACCCTTGACATTAGTGCACTAGCCTCCAGACCGTTCTTTCTTGATTTCCTCCAGCAAGGCGGCATCCTCCGCATTCAACGGAAAATCCACCAGCAGATCGGGACGCCGTTCCAGCGTGTTTTTCAACGATTGTTTCCGCCGCCATCTGGCTATCTTGGCATGGTCGCCGGAAATTAGCACGTCAGGCACCGACCAGCCGCGAAAGTCACGGGGCCGGGTATACTGGGGATATTCGAGCAACCCGCTGTAAAAGGAATCCTGCTCCGCCCCGTCGCTGGCGCCCAATACACCGGGCAGCATACGGGCCACGGCATCCACGACGACCATGGCCGGCAATTCACCGCCGGTCAGTACATAATCACCGATGGATACGGCTTCGTCGGCCAGATGCTGGCGCACCCGGTCATCCAGACCCTCATAATGGCCACAGATAAAGACAAGCTGCTCATACCCGGCCAGTTCCCTGGCCTTTTGCTGGGTAAAAGACTGCCCGCCGGGACACATTAAGATCACCCGGCGCTTATCCGATTCCCGCTCGGCCGTAACGCTTTCGACCGCCAGAAAAACCGGATCAGGCTTCATCACCATGCCTGCGCCACCGCCAAAGGGATAATCATCAACAATATGATGTTTATCAAAAGCGAAATCGCGGGGATTGGTCACCTGCACCGAAAGCAGTCCGGCCTCCCGTGCCCGCTTGATGATGCTGTGCCCGAAAGGTCCGGCAAACATGTCGGGAAATAAGGAAATGATATCAATGCGCATCATGCTTCCGCATCCCACTCCTGAAGTTTCACCTTCATTTTTCCGCCCGGCAGGTCGATATCCAGCACTACCCTTTTCAGCGCCGGCACCAGCACCGGCCGCTGCCCTTCCTGCTCCACGACATACACATCATTGCTGCCCGTGGTAATAATGTCCTTTACCTGCCCCAGAAATTCCCCGTCTTCCGTGAAGACCTCTAAACCGATGATCTGGAAATGATAATAATGACCCGTCGGTAACGGTACCAATTCATCAGGTCTAACCTGGATCACCTTATTGCGGAGTGGCTCGGCAGCATTCTTGCTGTCAATACCTTTTAAGGTAAGCAGTACAAAATGCTTATGATATTTGACACCAAGCACTGGCCATACACTGCCGTCATCCAGCCGGATGGTCTTCATCTGTTCAAACCGCTCGGGAAAGTCGGTGTCCGGTATAACACGCACTTCACCCCGCACACCGTGCGGGGCAGTAATCTTTCCTATGGAAATCAACTTTTCTGTCATGCTTTTTCTTCCTACCTGCGGAAGGCGATAACGATCCCGTCTTCAATCAGGATTTCCTCACCAAGTATTTTATGCAAGTCATCACCGATGCCAACTGACACGGTTCTCTCCAACGTACCCTGGGCAATTTCTGCTCCCAGTTCCAATTGGGCCGTTTCCTTTAGCTTTTCCATCATATGGTTTTTAAATTCAAGACGTTTTTGACGTTCCGCATCAATCTGCTGACGAATGGCGGTCAATCCCTGCATATCCTGCTTAGCCTGATCGGCTAACGCCCGTTTGGCATGAAACTCCAGTTGTTGCAATTCCATGTCCACTTTTTTAATATTTTCCTGAATTTCTGCTGCCAAACGCTGTTTGAGATTTTCCGTTACTTTGGCTTTGATCGTGACAGGGCATTTCAAGCTCATATTTTCCATCCCGTTAATCCACCTTTCTTTAGCCCTGTTCTAAAACCCTCCACAACCAGTCTCAGAACAGGCCTCTCTTTTATTGCAAAAGGCCCATCTGCCAAAGCATTTGACAGTTGAACCTTTCACAACAAAACTCCTGATTATTTATTTTCTAAATAATTTCCACTGTTACTTTTTTATTTTCGCGAGTGGCAGCAGCTTTTACTACGGTGCGTAGTGCCTTAGCTATGCGACCCTGTTTACCAATGACTTTACCCATGTCTTCCGGAGCTACCCTGAGTTCATAAACAGTGCCGGTCGCTTCAGCCAACTCCGTCACAGCAACCTGTTCCGGATTTTTCACTAAAGCTTTGGCGATAACTTCAACGAGATCCTTCATAGTTATCAAGCCTCTTTCTTAGCACGCTTTATTTCATCCCATTTTTTCATGATGCCAACCGCTTTGAACAAGCTTTTTACCGTATCGGTAGGTTGAGCACCCTGTTGCAGCCAGCTAATTGCTTTTTCCTCATCCACTTTAATGACTGCCGGTTCAACCGTAGAGTCATAATGTCCCAGAGTTTCAATAAACCGGCCATCACGCGGCGAGCGAGAGTCAGCCACAACAACGCGATAGAACGGGTTCTTTTTAGCACCCATACGTTTCAAACGAATTTTAACCGCCATTTCCATTCACCTCCTTTATAGAGTATCCGAAGCTTGGATACTCACTGTATACATATATTAGCGCATAAAGGGAAGCTTAAAGCCCAGCCCCTTTTTCGCACCTTTTTGCATTTCCTGAAACCGTTTCATCATCTTCCTGGCCTCGGTAAACTGTTTTAGCAGCCTGTTTACATCCTGTACCCGCGTCCCGCTGCCCAAAGCAATGCGTTTGCGGCGGCTGCCGTTGATGATGTCCGGCGAACGCCGTTCCTTCTTGGTCATCGAGCGGATAATCGCCTCTACATGGACCAGTTCCTTTTCGTCAAACTCAATATCCTGCAGCTTTTTCAAATTTCCCATACCGGGCAGCATGCTCAGTATCTGCTCAAAGGAGCCAAGCTTGCGCACCTGCTGCAGCTGCTCGAGAAAATCGTCCAGCGTGAACTCTTCCTTGCGCAGCTTCTTTTCCATCGCCTGAGCCTGCTCCAGATCAATGGCACTCTGCGCTTTTTCGATCAGGCTCAACACATCGCCCATGCCGAGAATCCGGGACGCCATCCGGTCGGGATGAAAGGTTTCCAAGGCATCCAGCTTTTCGCCCATGCCGACAAACTTAATCGGCCGTCCGGTCACCGCCCGGACCGATAAAGCTGCCCCGCCGCGGGCATCGCCGTCAAGTTTGGTCAGAATCACACCGTCAACGCCCAGTTCATTGTTGAAGGACTCGGCCACCGTAACGGCATCCTGACCCGTCATGGCATCAACCACCAGCAGGATTTCATGGGGTTTGACCTCGCGCTTGATATCTTTCAGTTCTTGCATCAATTCTTCGTTAATATGCAAACGGCCGGCCGTATCAATGAGCACCATGTCCCTCGTATGGGCTAAGGCGTACTCCAGTGCCTGTTTAGCGATGTCCACGGGTTTCGTACCCGGTTCGGCGGCATACACCGGAACATCAAGCTGTTCGCCCAGCACCTGTAATTGCTTGATGGCTGCCGGACGGTAAATATCCGCCGCAACCAGCAATGGGCGCTTGCTCTGCTTCTTGACCAGCAAATTAGCCAGTTTGGCAACCGTCGTCGTTTTACCGGCCCCCTGCAAGCCTACCATCATCACAATGGTCGGCGGCCGGGAGGCGATGGCGATACGGCTTTGTGTCCCGCCCATCAGCTCGGTCAGTTCATCGTTGACAATCTTTATGACATGCTGCACCGGTGTAAGGCTGCCCATGACTTCCTGGCCAATAGCCCGCTCTTTGATTTTGGCAATAAACTCTTTCACTACCTTAAAGTTTACGTCCGCTTCCAGGAGCGCCATCCGGACCTCGCGCATGGCTTCGTTCACATCCGCCTCGGTCAGTTTGCCCCGGCCGCGCAGTTTTTTAAATGTTTGCTGTAATTTATCGGCTAAGCCTTCAAAAACCATGCTATGCCTCCTTACCGTAATCCAATAAAAGTTCCAATATATGTAGCGACCGATTTACCGGCTCCAACTGCTTCACTTCATCAGACAGACTGCTGATCAGGCCATACACCTGACTGATTGTCTGCTGCTCGTGTTGAAACCGCTCAATCAGCTTAAGTTTAGTTTCATATTCGTCCAGAAGCTGCTCAGCCCGTCGCAAAATGTCATGTACCGCCTGCCGGGTCACGCCAAGCTGCTCAGCCATCTCCGCCAGCGACAAATCGCTGAGATAATGCATTTCCAGACACTGCCGCTGCTTTTCGGTCAGCAACGCGCCATAAAAATCATATAAAAATCCCATGCGCAGCACTTTATCCAGCATACTGAAACGATCCCTTCATGCTTTAGGAAGAACGGCTTTTTACTTTTCTAAGTATACAGACTGGCACCGGCATTGTCAAGTATTTTACCTTGTCACTTCTTAAGTATATTTTTGACAAGATAAGATAATATGTACATCTGTTACCGGTTACGAAAAAGAAACAGCAGGAAATAGCTCGACATAGGTTGAGAAAAGGCTTAAAAGCATGGTATTATATGTTCATGAGTTTGTGGAGGTATAACAAATGTCCAGCAATTTATACAAGCCTGAGGAAGTAGCAAAAATACTTAATATTTCGAGATTTACCGTGTATGGTCTGATTAAGCGCGGCGAATTGCCGGCCTACCGCATTGGACGCAGCATGCGTATTGAAAGCGCCGATCTTGAAAACTATAAACGGAAATCGCGCAGCAGCGAGTTATTTACCGGCCATGAGGGGTTACCTGCCGATCCGTCTGCCCCAGCCCACTATCCGGGCCTTATTATTTGTGGACAAGATGTTATCCTTGATGTACTGTCGGGCCATCTTGAAAAACAAATTCCCGGCGTGCAGTTTTTGCGGCGCTATGTCGGCAGTATCAGCGGTTTAATTT encodes:
- a CDS encoding YifB family Mg chelatase-like AAA ATPase, producing MFAQTFGATTFGLDGIAIHVEVDITNGLPGMEIVGLPDTAVRESRERVRAAIKNSGFEFPAQRITINLAPADIKKDSSGLDLPIAIGILAASGQVGENCRRCLFVSELSLEGRLRAVSGVLPMAMAAAEQGITQLFVARENAGEALLVDGLTVYAPDKLAEVVWHLQERRALTPQQKRVEAAGLPVLGDDFSEVQGQVVAKRAVEIAAAGGHNLLLSGSPGSGKTMLARRVPGILPAMSDQEALEVTKIYSIAGLLSANTGLVSVRPFRSPHHTISDAGMIGGGRIPKPGEVTLSHHGVLFLDELPEFPRGVLEVLRQPLEDGHVTISRVQASSSYPARFMLIAAMNPCPCGFAGDGLQTCTCTPADIRRYVKKISGPLLDRIDIHVHVPRLEYSEIAATVPAEPSAAIRARVAAVRDLQRERLGQYGLFCNAQMGHKHLKKFCPLTKEAQELLKQAFTKMNLSGRGYDRIIKVSRTIADLAGEQIITGQHVAEAIQFRNNAQKFD
- a CDS encoding YraN family protein encodes the protein MNHIALGEKGEAVVVEYLRRHGYAVLQQKYRARTGEIDIIAKKDGVLVFVEVKTRRSTRYGLPAEAVTYRKQQKIIQTALCYLAQTQQPDVPCRIDVIEVYEADGRINHLVNAFGRQ
- a CDS encoding EscU/YscU/HrcU family type III secretion system export apparatus switch protein → MSEQKEERKQAVAIQYDREADSAPRVVAKGKGLVAEQIMAVAQSQAVPLYKNKALSNMLMAVELDREIPPALYKAVAEVLAYIYRLDQNFG
- a CDS encoding ribonuclease HII codes for the protein MRMANMTVAEITELLDQAELPEAILAELHTDRRVSVIRLLEKWQKRKASLTKEAARLQQLFLPEQELRRQGYECIVGVDEAGRGPLAGPLVVGAAILPFGCSLPSLNDSKKLSAAQRAVLYDEIKKKALSTKTVIVEVADIDRLNIYQATVQAMYQAIKTIELKPQAALIDAVPLPELPIPANSLIGGDGLSASIAAASILAKVERDRLMEELALIYPQYGFQNHKGYGTREHLRALAEYGPCPIHRTSFEPIKSWGGRQDAS
- a CDS encoding ATP-dependent Clp protease proteolytic subunit gives rise to the protein MEQEEKQGKWQEKLLKTRSIIIAGEITQAVAEKVTAQLLILQEMSDEPIKLFINSQGGHVEAGDTIHDMIRFVTPRVIVIGTGWVASAGITIYLAAAKEDRYSLPNTRYMIHQPLGGVRGQATDIKIEADEIIKMRRRINRLISDGTGQPLAKVEQDTQRNYWLDAAEAKAYGIVSRIIAEYKEIE
- the ylqF gene encoding ribosome biogenesis GTPase YlqF, which translates into the protein MYMENSKDNMRINWFPGHMAKAQRMMREHVKLVDVVIELVDARIPLSSANPVIADIIENKPRVVALNKADLAETAWTERWIETFRSQGLQAVAIDSMTGKGTKALISKVEQGASAAIAKLVAKGVRPRAVRAMILGIPNVGKSSLINRLLGSATVRTADKPGVTRGKQWIKVSNNLELLDTPGVLWPKIEDPSVALRLAITGAINDEVYDLEQVMAKFLTMLREDYSERLSERYKLTLPLPEDSEELLRLIGSKRGCLRSGGVVDCDKARKIILNEFRGGKLGQFTLDRQLPDRE
- the lepB gene encoding signal peptidase I, which gives rise to MSNANLKNEIKDWVISIVIAVVLAFFIRYFIVELYMVEGPSMRPTLMNGERLVVNKFIYRFKMPEYDDVLVFRYPQDPSRDFIKRVIAVAGDTIEIKEGRVFRNGQLLNEPYILEKTKGSYPLATVPSGTIFVMGDNRNNSEDSRFNDVGFVPLNLIKGKAVLVFWPFDQLKTLP
- the rplS gene encoding 50S ribosomal protein L19, with product MNIIQALEQEQLRKDIPTFRPGDTVRAHVKVVEGNRERIQVFEGVVITRQGGGVRETFTVRRISYGVGVERTFPVHSPRLEKIEVVRRGIVRRAKLYYLRNLTGKAARIRERR
- a CDS encoding RNA methyltransferase; amino-acid sequence: MSRVYLGLVHYPIYNKNNDVVTTAITNFDVHDIARTSRTYHIARYFIIHPVESQVKMARDIVEYWQTGYGGEYNPDRREAFSILDIVPDIRAAVEQITAAEGKAPVIVTTDARQFSNMVSYRKLRTLLQEEDQPCLLLFGTGWGIEKSVMEQFDYILEPIYGPCDYNHLPVRAAVAIILDRLLGEAWWS
- the trmD gene encoding tRNA (guanosine(37)-N1)-methyltransferase TrmD, with amino-acid sequence MRIDIISLFPDMFAGPFGHSIIKRAREAGLLSVQVTNPRDFAFDKHHIVDDYPFGGGAGMVMKPDPVFLAVESVTAERESDKRRVILMCPGGQSFTQQKARELAGYEQLVFICGHYEGLDDRVRQHLADEAVSIGDYVLTGGELPAMVVVDAVARMLPGVLGASDGAEQDSFYSGLLEYPQYTRPRDFRGWSVPDVLISGDHAKIARWRRKQSLKNTLERRPDLLVDFPLNAEDAALLEEIKKERSGG